The genomic segment CTCCTTGTTCTCATGTCGGTATGCCCGCTCCTTGCCTGGCGAAGGACATCCCTGAAGGGAGCGGTAAGGAACCTCCTGATACCCGCTTCGCTGATGCTGCTTTCTTTGCCTCTTCTGTATCTATCAGGCATCAGTGAGTTCATGCCCCTTTTCTTTTATTCCTTCTCCCTGTTTGTGATTGTCTCCCTGTTGAGGGAGTTTTACATAGGCACAAGGTCGGGAGTCAAGCACAGAGGGGAGCGGTGGTTCGCATCCTTCATTAATCTTATCTCCAACAACAGGAGGAGATACGGTGGTTTTGTTGTCCACATAGGCATAGTCTTTGTTATTGTTGGATTAACAGGATATGGATACTTTCAGTACAAGGAGAACTATACCCTGGTGCCGGGGGAACAGGCAAAGGTGAAAGACTATACCCTCAAATTTGAGGGCCTCCAGAGTCTTCAGGGGAGAAATTACTCGTCATTAAGCGCTCTTGTGAAGGTCTATAAGTCGGGAAAATTCCAGGGAATTATGAAACCGGAGAAGAGGTTTTACAAGAGGGAGCAGCCGACAACGGAGGTGGCAATAAAAGACAGCCTGTTTCAGGACCTGTATCTGATACTCAGTGGATGGGAAAATGATGGATCGGTTACACTCACTGTAGTAATAAACCCCTTTCTTTCCTGGGCCTGGGTTGGAACCGGGGTGATCGTCCTTGGGACCATCTGGGCCGTTATTCCACGGCGGCGGAAGGAGTGGGAAACGGAACTTCTCGAAAAGGACCTGATCCTTTATCTGAAAGGAGTGAAGGGGTTATGATTCTTGCAGTTTTTTTCCTTTTCAGCCTCTTGCTGCTCTTTTACATCCTGAGCCCTATTTTTGGTGAACGATACTGGCCTTTTATGAGGGGAGGGGTGTTTGAGCGGCTTTATGGAGAGAGAAAGACCGGTATATGGGCAATATCAGACGTGGATGCCGAATATGAGATGGGAAAACTGACCGAAGAGGACCATTCCCTTTTAAGAGAGCAGTTCAAGGCGGAGGTTGCACCGGTGTTGCTTAGGGAGAAGGAGTTAACAATCAACAGCGGGCTCAGCCCGGAAAAAGGTCTCTCCGGTGAATTAAGGGAAGAGATGATTAAAGAGGTGATAAGGATTTGCGGAAAGGAATTATAATAATAATTCTCCTGATAGCTGCGTTCTCCGAGAGGGCATATTCTCTTCCCCTTGAGGTTGCCCTTGTTAACAGGACAAAAGGGGAGGCACTGGCTGACTATCCCTTTAAGCTGAAGGTATTAAAGACCGGGCCGGATGGCGGGCAGACCCTTCTGAGGACATCTGAACTTAAAACGGATTCCAAAGGGCTCTATAAGGGGGATATAGATACCGCCGGTGGTGATATGTTAAGTGCTGAGGTCAACTACAGGGGGATCACCTATTCTATGCCGACTGACAGGATAGTCAAAGGGCAAAAGGATTACGTCATCAATCTTCCCGTGTATGACATTACAGACAAAGCCGATGATATAAAAATAAGGCAACGGACAATGGTACTGTCACCCCAGGACGATAAAACCATGCAGGTCTTTGAGATACTCGGTATTGACAACAGCGGCAAATATACATATGTCGGGAGGTTTAATGACAAGCTCGATGTGCACCAGGTCCTCTATATTCCGCTGCCGAGGGGATACAGGCTCACACATATTCAGGGCATGGATTCAAATAAAGTCTATACCTACAACGGTGGATTAGTTACGCAGGAAAATATCAGGCCGGGTGAGAAGGAGCTTCTGATAGGTTATATCCTGAGGAGTGATACCGGTCTCTTTGACCTGACACTCTATGGCCAGAAGGACTCACCTGTGCCGGAGCGCTTCACCCTCCTTTTTCAGGAAGGGGGGGGATGGAAGGTAAGGCCTTCCGGTCTTACAGCGGGAGGAGAGACGGAGTTCTACGGCAAGAAGTATAAGACCTGGAATGGAAAGATTGGAGATCTCTTTGTTCTCAAGGTCTACGGCCCGGCTTATAAGGGGCAGCTTGGCAGGTGGGTGTTTGCGTTGGTGCTTGCGATGATTGTATGCATAATAATACTTTACCTGGGGAGAGACAGGATTTTTAGGTGGTACCTGTTAAGGGAGCAACAGCATCTCAGGGATACCCTTGCACGATTTAAGACGGAGGCGGATACGGAGGAGTTGAGAGACTACTACCGTCCCTTTGAGAATCTCCTTGAGCAGAGGATCGGGGAGATCTCCCGGAAGGAATTACATTGAACATGATAAAACTGCTTAAAGTGGGGAAGGTATATCATTCAAGACCGGCTTTGAAGCGTGTGGATCTCGGTATTGAGAATGGCACTATGCTGACCATTTTCGGTCCAAACGGAGCCGGCAAGACAACGCTCCTTAAGATCCTTGCAGGTATCATGTCCCCATCCGAGGGTAGGGTGATCTATTCCCCTGAATTATCAAGGCATGGAGATGTAAGGGGATCAATATCCTACCTTGGACACAAAAACTCACTTTACAACGAATTGACCGTACTTGAGAATATCAATTTCGTATTCAGGCTCTTTGGGAGGAAAAACGGGAAAGAGGTGATTGAGATGACCTTAAGGGAGTTTGGTCTCTGGGAGAGACGCAGGGATCCTGTCAGGGAACTCTCCCAGGGGATGAAGAGACGTCTTGCCGTTGCAAAGGGGTTTATTACCGACTCAAGGATTTTTATCTTTGATGAGCCCTTTACCGGACTTGACCTGAGATGGAGAGACACCATGCTTTCGAGGATCAGGGAGCTTAAGGCAAAACGCAAGACCACGATAATATGTACCCATCTGCTTGAGGAGGGTTACGAACTGGGTGACATTTTTGCCTTTTTTCACAGGGGGAGCCTCCTGTTTCTGAAGAGGAGAGATGAGATAGGCCTCGATGAGATAAAAGAGCGGTTCCGCCTCCTCGAGGAGCCGGGCAGATGAAGTTTATCAATGAGACGGTTACAATTGTAAGGAAGGATATCCTGCTTGAATTGAGAGGGAAAGAGGTCCTAAGCCTTATGATCTTTCTCTCGCTGCTCCTCCTTGTAATTTTTAACTTTGCCCTTGATCTTGATAAAGTGACTGTTTCGGATTTTGCACCCGGGATCCTCTGGGTGGTATTTGCGTTTTCAGGTATCATCGGGATGGGAAGGACATCCATGGTTGAAAGGGATGAGGACGCCTATCTGAGTATAATCTTCTCCCCTGCTTCTGCAGAGAGTTTTTTTACAGCGAAGGTGATAAGCAATCTCTTGTTCCTGCTGACAATGGAGGTGGTTACAGTGTTGCTCTTTGCCGTCCTTTTTGATTTTGAGAAATTAGTTGTCTTCTTCCCGAGACTGCTGCCCTCCCTGTTACTTGGAAGCCTCGGGTTCTCAATAATAGGAACCCTCTTTTCCTTCCTTTCCACAACATCCAGATACGGGGAGTTCCTTTTGCCCTTTCTTTTTCTGCCGGTTGTAGCACCGATCCTCCTCGGTGGTGTCACATCCATGGATAAGATATTGAGTGAGTCGAGTGAAGGGCTCAGTAAATGGACGAATATTTTGATCGTCTTTGATGTTATGTATATGGCACTGTCACTTATTCTGTTCAGACATCTCCTGGAGGAGTGAATGAAAATGAAGAGAAGAAAAGCTGCAACCGTGCTTTATTATATTCTCTTTGTCATGATACCGCTGGACTTTTTCCTTATATTTATGGTGGCCCCGACGGAAAGGATTATGGGCGATGTTCAGCGGATCTTCTATCTCCACATCGCCCTGGCGATAAATTCATATCTTGGATTTGCAGGTGTATTCATAGGGGGTATTCTTTTTCTCCGGCATAAAAACCTGTTTTGGGATACGGTGGCATACACATCTGCAGAGATTGGTGTGCTCTTTTCGACCCTTGTCATTATAACCGGCTCATTCTGGGCACGCCCTGTCTGGAATGTCTGGTGGACGTGGGACCCCAGGCTTGTAACCATGCTTATTCTTTGGTTTATTTACGTCGGCTATTTTCTCCTGAGAAAGGGGATCGACGACGTCGTGAGGAGGGCCCGTTACTCGGCAGTACTGGGGATAATCGGTTTTCTCGATGTGCCTGTAGTGAGGCTTGCCACCAAGTGGTGGAGGTCGATACACCCACGGCTCAGTAAAGAAGGAGGAGGGTTAGACCCCATGATGGTTAAGGTGATGCTGTTCACTATTGTAACATTTGTGCTTTTCACCGTCTCTCTCTTTATATTCAGGTTTAGGATAGCAAGGGCAGAGGAAAGGGTAGCGGTGATAATAAAAAATATGGAGGAATAATATGGATAACCTGATCTATTTATTCGGCGCCTACACCGTGGCATGGTTTGGCATGCTGGTCTATACTTACAGGAGCACAAGGAAACTGGAGGCCATAGAGACCAGGATCGACGATCTGGAATCATCGTTGAATCTCCCCGACTAAACATGTGCTTTCAGCCGTATCGCTACAAAAGAGGACAGGAGGCTGTCCGGGTAACCGGATATGCGGCGCT from the bacterium BMS3Abin08 genome contains:
- a CDS encoding CcmB protein: MKFINETVTIVRKDILLELRGKEVLSLMIFLSLLLLVIFNFALDLDKVTVSDFAPGILWVVFAFSGIIGMGRTSMVERDEDAYLSIIFSPASAESFFTAKVISNLLFLLTMEVVTVLLFAVLFDFEKLVVFFPRLLPSLLLGSLGFSIIGTLFSFLSTTSRYGEFLLPFLFLPVVAPILLGGVTSMDKILSESSEGLSKWTNILIVFDVMYMALSLILFRHLLEE
- the ccmC gene encoding heme exporter protein C, which produces MKMKRRKAATVLYYILFVMIPLDFFLIFMVAPTERIMGDVQRIFYLHIALAINSYLGFAGVFIGGILFLRHKNLFWDTVAYTSAEIGVLFSTLVIITGSFWARPVWNVWWTWDPRLVTMLILWFIYVGYFLLRKGIDDVVRRARYSAVLGIIGFLDVPVVRLATKWWRSIHPRLSKEGGGLDPMMVKVMLFTIVTFVLFTVSLFIFRFRIARAEERVAVIIKNMEE
- the cysA_1 gene encoding sulfate/thiosulfate import ATP-binding protein CysA, with translation MIKLLKVGKVYHSRPALKRVDLGIENGTMLTIFGPNGAGKTTLLKILAGIMSPSEGRVIYSPELSRHGDVRGSISYLGHKNSLYNELTVLENINFVFRLFGRKNGKEVIEMTLREFGLWERRRDPVRELSQGMKRRLAVAKGFITDSRIFIFDEPFTGLDLRWRDTMLSRIRELKAKRKTTIICTHLLEEGYELGDIFAFFHRGSLLFLKRRDEIGLDEIKERFRLLEEPGR